The following are encoded in a window of Polynucleobacter sp. AP-Kolm-20A-A1 genomic DNA:
- a CDS encoding rhodanese-like domain-containing protein: MKLKIGYQELIQDAMNEIETLPAEMAQQLLEDSNVVFVDIRDVRELEREGMIPNALHAPRGMLEFWVDPESPYYKPVFGEGKKLILYCASAWRSALATQTLQRMGVPNICHLEGGFSAWRQAQLPIAEKASKPHSS, translated from the coding sequence GTGAAATTAAAGATTGGATATCAAGAGCTCATTCAGGATGCTATGAATGAAATTGAGACTCTTCCAGCGGAAATGGCTCAGCAACTATTAGAGGACTCCAATGTGGTGTTTGTTGACATTCGTGATGTCCGTGAATTGGAGCGAGAGGGCATGATCCCCAATGCCCTACACGCACCAAGAGGCATGCTGGAGTTCTGGGTTGATCCCGAAAGCCCTTATTACAAGCCTGTGTTTGGCGAAGGCAAAAAACTCATTCTGTATTGCGCTTCTGCTTGGCGTTCAGCCTTAGCAACCCAAACCTTGCAAAGAATGGGCGTGCCAAATATTTGTCATTTAGAGGGCGGCTTTAGCGCGTGGAGGCAAGCCCAACTACCTATAGCGGAAAAAGCAAGCAAGCCCCACTCCAGTTAA